One genomic segment of Mycoplasmopsis agalactiae PG2 includes these proteins:
- a CDS encoding AAA family ATPase: MSSNNFVLSYKNLTSEQQKMIDLVREGKNVLVDACIGSGKTTAIQALCNELSITKKILYLTYNKLLKLDAKNKIRNKNVTTTNYHGFAYGILIRNNIKTSGNDAIKDYLETDIVPGNYDILVLDEYQDINTEISDLLTRIKEHNPNIQIVAVGDMDQKIYDSTTLKADEFINNFLVNYEKISFTQSFRMPKEHGAMLGRVWNKNIVGVNENCEIEYKNKDEIIQFLSTQDPKDILCLGSRRGLITEVLNELENNYPEKFNKKLYMLAYEMKKKWLSQKKIQPFLQHLIALKA; the protein is encoded by the coding sequence ATGAGTTCTAACAACTTTGTTTTATCATACAAAAATTTAACTTCTGAACAACAAAAAATGATTGATTTAGTCAGAGAAGGTAAAAATGTTTTGGTAGATGCGTGCATAGGCAGCGGTAAAACAACTGCAATACAAGCATTATGTAATGAGTTGTCCATAACAAAGAAAATTTTGTATTTAACATACAATAAATTATTGAAACTAGATGCCAAAAACAAAATTAGGAATAAAAATGTTACCACAACAAATTATCATGGCTTTGCATACGGAATACTTATAAGAAACAATATAAAGACATCAGGTAACGATGCTATAAAAGACTATCTTGAAACTGATATTGTTCCAGGAAATTACGACATTTTAGTTCTTGATGAATATCAAGACATTAACACTGAGATTAGTGATTTGTTGACAAGAATCAAGGAGCATAATCCAAATATACAAATTGTGGCTGTTGGAGATATGGATCAGAAAATATATGACTCAACAACTTTAAAGGCAGATGAATTCATAAATAACTTTTTGGTAAATTATGAAAAGATTAGCTTTACTCAATCATTTAGAATGCCTAAAGAGCATGGAGCAATGCTTGGTAGAGTTTGAAATAAAAATATTGTAGGTGTGAATGAAAATTGTGAAATAGAATATAAAAATAAAGATGAAATTATTCAATTTTTATCAACTCAGGATCCTAAGGATATTTTGTGCTTAGGAAGTAGAAGAGGATTAATTACTGAAGTTCTTAATGAATTAGAAAATAATTATCCAGAAAAGTTCAATAAAAAACTGTATATGCTAGCATACGAGATGAAGAAAAAATGGTTGAGCCAAAAAAAGATTCAGCCATTTTTACAACATTTGATAGCTCTAAAGGCTTAG
- a CDS encoding BspA family leucine-rich repeat surface protein, which produces MKKKLTIALSSVIGTALLATAIAVPIALHQKNKKPLMINNNFGAIKNPKDMNDLMIDDGDMTKSHPPLMKSEPVDLSSLINKASLGLIITENDLPTEKQLLDLVKKENPGLGEQALQSLTVENISKEGSTITSKNKDDFSGEIKLEYRSRTNSEQDEYNKKTTELVKTTWNNSFKNKMHNLMTFGEIFDSLVKKVNREDSKITIDEDLKKTYITTYLKNGANSGSSGSGSNGVQGNSDNKEFVVKVEDKDEIKLEIGFARGGTVPTKYIDKNGKEVSADSWDLSNIDAAVITKIGFHDYKGSIRVPVMPKNVKQVPKELPSVVTSLEKTFKGLKSDKVLGIESWDTSNITNLSETFIDAENFNQDLSNWKTLNVTDMSATFFNAKKFNSPLDKWDTSNVENMQSMFYGASEFNQNISEWNVKKVKEHSNFCTNSGLKCGMTEPECKAQNCPTFCCENNKQCEMCKKAMAMK; this is translated from the coding sequence ATGAAGAAAAAACTTACTATTGCCCTTTCATCAGTAATTGGTACTGCACTGCTAGCAACTGCTATTGCAGTTCCAATCGCTTTGCATCAAAAAAATAAAAAACCACTTATGATTAATAATAATTTTGGCGCTATCAAAAATCCTAAAGATATGAATGATTTAATGATAGATGATGGCGATATGACTAAAAGTCATCCACCATTAATGAAATCTGAACCAGTGGATCTTAGTTCTCTTATTAATAAAGCAAGTTTAGGCTTAATAATTACAGAAAATGATTTACCTACTGAAAAGCAATTATTAGATTTAGTTAAGAAAGAAAATCCCGGCTTAGGTGAACAGGCCTTACAGTCTTTAACTGTTGAAAACATCTCTAAAGAAGGTTCAACAATAACTTCTAAAAATAAAGATGATTTTTCAGGAGAAATAAAGCTTGAATATAGATCTAGAACAAATAGTGAACAAGATGAATATAACAAGAAAACAACTGAACTAGTAAAAACAACATGGAATAATTCATTTAAAAATAAAATGCACAACCTTATGACATTTGGTGAAATTTTTGATAGCCTAGTGAAAAAAGTTAATAGAGAAGATAGCAAGATTACTATTGATGAAGACTTGAAAAAAACTTACATTACGACATATTTAAAAAACGGTGCTAATAGTGGCAGTAGTGGTTCAGGATCTAACGGTGTTCAAGGTAATAGCGACAATAAAGAATTTGTTGTTAAAGTTGAAGATAAAGATGAAATTAAATTAGAAATTGGCTTTGCCAGGGGGGGGACTGTTCCTACCAAATACATTGACAAAAATGGTAAAGAAGTTAGCGCAGATAGTTGAGATTTATCTAACATAGATGCTGCTGTTATCACTAAAATTGGCTTCCATGATTACAAAGGAAGCATTAGAGTACCTGTTATGCCTAAAAATGTTAAGCAAGTACCAAAAGAATTGCCGTCAGTAGTAACTAGTTTAGAAAAAACGTTTAAAGGATTAAAAAGTGACAAAGTACTAGGAATTGAAAGCTGAGATACGTCAAATATTACAAATTTATCAGAAACATTTATTGATGCCGAAAACTTTAATCAGGACTTGTCAAATTGAAAAACCTTAAATGTCACAGATATGTCAGCAACATTTTTTAATGCTAAAAAATTCAATAGTCCATTAGATAAATGAGATACATCTAATGTGGAAAATATGCAATCAATGTTCTATGGTGCATCTGAATTTAATCAAAATATAAGTGAATGAAATGTGAAAAAAGTAAAAGAGCATAGTAATTTTTGCACGAATTCTGGCCTAAAATGTGGAATGACTGAACCTGAATGTAAAGCTCAAAATTGTCCGACGTTTTGTTGCGAAAATAATAAACAATGCGAAATGTGTAAAAAAGCAATGGCAATGAAATAG
- the dcm_N gene encoding DNA (cytosine-5-)-methyltransferase N-terminal subunit gives MKNIKIYELFAGIGSQYKACKNIESELSVNFVSLGACEWYIDAIIAYMKIHYDSVLLESDLSKDEMVNLLNKFTFSADSKKEVNKAYFTRMNEQKLRSIFPYLFGFVNYEYFSKKWDKSKIENRGARVSLVYEYQRYSNFA, from the coding sequence ATGAAAAATATTAAGATTTATGAATTATTTGCTGGTATTGGAAGCCAATATAAAGCTTGTAAAAATATTGAAAGTGAACTTAGTGTTAATTTTGTAAGCTTAGGAGCTTGTGAATGATACATTGATGCAATTATTGCTTATATGAAAATACACTACGATAGTGTTTTGCTTGAAAGTGACTTAAGCAAGGATGAAATGGTTAATTTGTTAAATAAATTTACCTTTTCAGCTGATTCTAAAAAAGAAGTCAATAAAGCCTATTTTACAAGGATGAATGAACAAAAGCTCCGTTCAATTTTTCCTTATCTTTTTGGCTTTGTAAATTATGAATATTTTAGTAAAAAGTGAGATAAATCTAAAATAGAAAATAGGGGGGCACGAGTTTCACTCGTTTACGAATATCAAAGATATTCAAATTTTGCCTAA
- the dcm gene encoding DNA (cytosine-5-)-methyltransferase gives MPKDIDILTYSFPCQDISQQGNQKGITKQTRSGLLYEVERILKSNKDRLPNVLLLENVKALASKKFINQFQDWIASLSELGYKSVWKVVNSVDYGSVQNRERVFCVSYLANNDFDFPQAVKSFKKLENIVFDNSEMKNCNDLLQYFHNNFSETKNQIVKTKLLDYTNFNSEAYVYLPTKLGPTLTASGANARLKFYFNQTNELKLMSSKQAFLYMGFTEKDYFKAKEGNLISEQKLIFLCGNSISVEVLESIFGRL, from the coding sequence TTGCCTAAAGACATTGATATTCTAACTTATTCTTTTCCTTGTCAAGATATTTCTCAGCAAGGGAATCAAAAAGGCATAACAAAGCAAACTAGATCAGGATTGCTTTATGAAGTTGAAAGAATTTTAAAAAGCAATAAAGATAGACTCCCTAACGTACTGCTTTTAGAAAATGTAAAAGCATTAGCATCTAAAAAATTCATAAATCAGTTTCAAGATTGAATAGCTTCCTTAAGCGAATTAGGCTATAAATCAGTGTGAAAAGTAGTTAACTCAGTTGACTATGGCTCTGTGCAAAATCGTGAAAGAGTATTTTGTGTTTCTTACTTAGCAAATAATGATTTTGACTTCCCACAGGCAGTAAAATCATTTAAAAAATTAGAAAATATTGTTTTCGATAATTCAGAAATGAAAAATTGCAATGATCTGTTGCAATATTTTCATAATAACTTTAGTGAAACAAAAAATCAAATTGTTAAGACCAAACTACTTGATTACACTAACTTTAACTCTGAAGCATATGTTTATTTACCAACTAAACTAGGACCAACATTAACTGCTTCAGGTGCAAACGCTAGATTAAAGTTTTATTTTAACCAAACAAATGAACTTAAATTAATGTCATCTAAACAAGCATTTTTATATATGGGATTTACCGAAAAAGACTATTTTAAGGCAAAAGAAGGAAATTTAATCAGCGAGCAAAAATTGATTTTTTTATGTGGTAATTCAATTTCAGTTGAAGTTTTAGAAAGTATTTTTGGCAGGTTATAA
- a CDS encoding MAG4270 family putative restriction endonuclease: MQFSKSIRKYRLNFATKSLNNKKSNSAKAKGYIDLYIDTFDEIMYLAYWKINFDYLIIDQYTTRSWFECQNSNFKLRSSLFNELNISQHPRLSRSSNLLYELNPQEIEITNSWFNSKTYKSTLKNIISIIKGNNAGGSFSSPKAAEIICTNLNNDNEVYKENLIMFLDNIDFKNSFITDVNESNIENYDSALAHEPININDLIGLIKTNPKYKPYEMLLDLTSNLEKEASIRKEDFKTQKEFINQLIKETSTTGRAMLLANQDITRKRASASRMDINVFEEDYYTYENAHIYDVKAIKNRLSELISKNYQKHKTSARQIINSNECQSVLSLVNDENNLINLPKQVHDWFDDNRFTYDQNGILVLLDNTLKVDEYNEFKKCTKIPYIFLNNRRKEFINLRNIFRKNDV; this comes from the coding sequence ATGCAATTTAGTAAAAGCATAAGAAAATACAGACTAAATTTTGCCACTAAATCTTTGAATAACAAAAAATCAAATAGTGCTAAAGCAAAAGGTTATATAGACTTATATATTGATACTTTTGATGAAATAATGTATTTAGCTTACTGAAAAATAAACTTTGACTATCTTATAATAGATCAGTATACAACTAGATCATGATTTGAATGCCAAAATAGTAATTTCAAATTACGTAGTTCATTATTTAATGAACTAAATATAAGTCAGCACCCTAGACTTAGTCGAAGCTCTAATTTGCTATATGAATTAAATCCTCAGGAGATAGAAATTACTAACTCATGATTTAACTCAAAAACCTATAAATCAACCTTAAAGAACATAATTTCTATTATTAAAGGCAACAATGCAGGTGGCTCATTTTCTAGCCCAAAAGCTGCTGAAATAATTTGTACAAATTTAAATAATGATAATGAAGTTTACAAGGAAAACTTAATTATGTTTCTAGATAATATTGATTTTAAAAATTCATTTATAACTGATGTCAATGAATCAAATATTGAGAATTATGATTCAGCTTTAGCTCATGAACCAATTAATATTAATGATCTTATAGGCTTAATTAAAACAAATCCAAAATATAAACCTTATGAAATGCTTTTAGATCTAACTTCAAATTTGGAAAAAGAAGCATCGATTAGAAAAGAGGATTTTAAGACGCAAAAAGAATTTATAAATCAATTAATCAAAGAAACATCCACAACAGGTAGAGCAATGTTGCTTGCTAATCAAGATATTACACGTAAAAGAGCTAGCGCTTCAAGAATGGATATAAATGTTTTTGAAGAAGACTACTATACTTATGAAAATGCTCATATTTATGATGTTAAAGCAATAAAAAATAGACTTTCTGAGCTTATTTCTAAAAATTATCAAAAACATAAAACCTCTGCAAGGCAAATAATTAACTCTAATGAATGTCAAAGTGTTTTAAGTTTAGTTAATGATGAAAATAATCTAATAAACTTACCAAAGCAGGTACATGATTGATTTGATGATAACAGATTTACATATGATCAAAATGGTATATTAGTTTTGTTAGATAATACTTTAAAAGTAGATGAATACAATGAATTCAAAAAGTGCACTAAAATACCATATATCTTTTTAAATAATAGGCGTAAAGAGTTTATAAATTTAAGAAATATATTCCGAAAAAATGATGTTTAG
- a CDS encoding zinc-dependent alcohol dehydrogenase, which yields MKAFVVKAPKEYSVELIDIPEPVDNEVLVKLETSGVCHTDLHIANFDWPRQPNYPMVPGHEGIGIVTKVGPKCSKIKVGDRVGIGYMFSACGQCEYCISGKEILCTSRVVTSLVKPGTFAEYTIGHEDYVLPIPSNLDIVAGAPILCGGVTSYKALKQAELKVGDYVAIIGIGGLGHFAIAYAKAMGLNIIAIDIDDKKLESAKTEGAHHTFNANDLSLVQEIKEITNGGVHAVINTSVSAASAVLAMYILRRAGKQVLVGVPPKDENGKIEFPLSILATISGENHILGSVVGTRQDTKEALILGTKGIVSKVGQVINLDEVKDVFEKLSKGELIGRAVIDFRSYK from the coding sequence ATGAAAGCTTTTGTGGTGAAAGCCCCTAAAGAATATAGTGTTGAATTAATTGATATACCAGAACCAGTTGATAATGAGGTTTTAGTTAAATTAGAAACTAGTGGTGTGTGTCACACAGATTTGCATATAGCAAATTTTGATTGACCTAGACAACCAAATTATCCAATGGTGCCAGGTCATGAAGGCATAGGAATTGTTACAAAAGTTGGGCCAAAATGCAGCAAAATAAAAGTTGGCGACAGAGTTGGCATTGGATATATGTTTAGTGCATGTGGTCAGTGCGAATATTGCATAAGTGGAAAAGAAATTTTATGTACTTCTAGAGTTGTAACTTCTTTAGTTAAGCCAGGAACTTTTGCTGAATATACAATTGGACATGAAGATTATGTTTTGCCTATACCAAGTAATTTAGATATTGTTGCAGGAGCGCCAATATTATGTGGCGGAGTAACTAGTTATAAAGCACTAAAGCAAGCTGAATTAAAAGTTGGTGATTATGTTGCTATTATTGGAATTGGTGGACTAGGTCATTTTGCAATAGCATATGCTAAAGCTATGGGGCTAAATATTATTGCTATAGATATTGACGATAAGAAATTAGAATCAGCTAAAACTGAAGGAGCGCACCATACATTTAATGCTAATGATTTATCATTAGTTCAAGAAATTAAAGAAATTACTAATGGCGGTGTGCATGCTGTAATTAATACATCAGTTTCTGCCGCTTCAGCAGTCTTAGCAATGTATATTTTACGTAGAGCAGGCAAGCAAGTATTAGTTGGTGTTCCACCAAAAGATGAAAATGGAAAAATAGAATTTCCTTTGTCAATTTTAGCCACAATTTCAGGCGAAAATCATATTCTTGGTTCTGTTGTTGGCACAAGGCAAGATACTAAAGAAGCACTAATTTTAGGTACAAAAGGCATAGTATCTAAAGTTGGGCAGGTAATTAACTTAGATGAAGTAAAAGATGTGTTTGAAAAGCTATCTAAAGGTGAGTTAATCGGCAGAGCTGTAATTGACTTTAGAAGCTATAAATAA
- a CDS encoding Mbov_0729 family lipopotein: protein MNDETAPSDMPTEHETPSAPETTEGSRSPESTQPADNGDNGTQGSGTEGTTPRNGDSTNSGEQPMGDDPGTANNETEAVESEPEKKLEVLYTFFNGCGNIEEKLKTEDSLKILKNEFDSTSNKTIKNFNKGVEDFLKKFGYEEEDINDLSDIFDDVTNLTSSSEPKTNSKEFLDKFAKVKAKLTEAYNMYTKQKK, encoded by the coding sequence ATGAATGATGAAACTGCTCCTTCTGATATGCCAACAGAACATGAGACCCCTAGCGCTCCCGAAACAACTGAAGGCTCTAGATCACCTGAAAGTACTCAACCAGCAGACAATGGAGACAATGGCACTCAAGGAAGCGGAACTGAAGGAACTACACCTAGAAATGGAGATAGCACTAATAGTGGAGAACAACCTATGGGAGATGATCCTGGTACTGCAAATAATGAAACAGAGGCTGTTGAATCTGAGCCAGAAAAGAAATTGGAAGTTTTATACACTTTTTTTAATGGGTGTGGAAATATTGAAGAGAAACTAAAAACTGAAGACAGTCTTAAAATATTAAAAAATGAATTCGATTCTACATCCAACAAAACTATTAAGAACTTCAATAAAGGTGTTGAGGATTTCTTGAAAAAATTTGGCTATGAAGAAGAAGATATAAATGACCTTAGTGATATTTTTGATGATGTTACAAATTTAACAAGTTCTTCTGAACCTAAAACAAATAGCAAGGAATTTCTTGATAAGTTTGCAAAGGTAAAAGCAAAATTAACTGAAGCTTATAATATGTATACAAAGCAAAAAAAATAG
- a CDS encoding variable surface lipoprotein: MKKKTKILTSLSLSLVSLPLIAASCKKRDENKSEMTGAITEENTNPKNDTPPLNNNDNNMDSMSDSTTHSNSEQGDQPDNSENNGGTYAMPHTLEEAKRIQEEATKAKEEERKQQEEKKKARRSYKETKRSTRSKR; encoded by the coding sequence ATGAAAAAGAAAACAAAAATTCTAACTAGCTTGTCACTTTCTCTAGTTTCACTACCTTTAATTGCAGCCTCATGTAAAAAAAGAGATGAAAATAAGAGTGAAATGACTGGTGCTATAACTGAAGAAAATACAAATCCTAAAAATGACACCCCCCCCCTAAATAATAATGATAATAATATGGATAGTATGAGTGATTCGACTACTCATTCTAATAGTGAGCAAGGGGATCAACCAGATAATTCAGAAAATAATGGTGGCACATATGCTATGCCGCATACATTAGAGGAAGCAAAAAGAATACAAGAAGAGGCCACTAAAGCAAAAGAAGAAGAAAGAAAACAACAAGAAGAAAAAAAGAAAGCAAGAAGAAGCTACAAGGAAACAAAAAGAAGCACAAGAAGCAAAAGATAA
- a CDS encoding variable surface lipoprotein: MKKSKFLFLGSVASLSAIPFVAAKCGNENLNSGKEDKSDSQNKTEKNSGADKKDSTSENSTIDKKENESAPKKQLKNENPKNEKSVLGSEKSQVVPSVGDSANNMNTKMPKVTERDANETDASGYDIGRVYSSIDDGQSVSDILDDEAKKDYKKEIDAEYENIEKMINDVLKSDSENKNKVLDEFKKLKTLLNSMFHNAKTFKDLDKIFTYLEKVGAEGKTK, translated from the coding sequence ATGAAAAAATCTAAGTTTTTATTTTTAGGTTCAGTTGCTTCTTTAAGTGCAATTCCATTTGTAGCAGCTAAATGTGGCAATGAAAACCTAAATAGTGGTAAAGAAGATAAAAGTGACAGCCAAAACAAAACTGAAAAAAACAGTGGTGCAGATAAAAAAGACAGTACATCTGAAAATTCAACTATTGACAAAAAAGAAAATGAATCAGCACCTAAGAAACAATTAAAAAACGAAAATCCAAAAAATGAAAAAAGTGTTTTAGGAAGCGAAAAGTCTCAAGTTGTTCCATCAGTTGGTGATTCAGCAAATAATATGAACACTAAAATGCCAAAAGTTACTGAAAGGGATGCAAATGAAACTGATGCATCAGGATATGACATTGGCAGAGTATACAGTTCAATTGATGATGGCCAATCAGTTTCTGATATTTTAGATGATGAAGCCAAAAAAGACTATAAAAAAGAAATCGATGCTGAATATGAAAATATTGAAAAAATGATCAATGATGTATTAAAAAGTGATTCTGAAAACAAAAATAAAGTTTTAGATGAATTTAAAAAATTAAAGACATTACTAAACTCTATGTTTCATAATGCTAAAACATTCAAAGATCTAGATAAAATATTTACTTATTTAGAAAAAGTTGGTGCTGAAGGCAAAACAAAATAA